Proteins encoded in a region of the Lysobacterales bacterium genome:
- a CDS encoding UDP-N-acetylmuramoyl-L-alanyl-D-glutamate--2,6-diaminopimelate ligase — protein MNARLPALSLQELLPERCDLPTLSVSGLRLDSRAIEPGEGFVALAGARTHGLLHAAEAVRRGAVVVLSEPFEGEAPLLPVPLVLVPGLRERLPQLAQALYAAPTLGLDLIGVTGTNGKTSTVQLTAQALQLLGRVAGSIGTLGAGLHGQLVAHERTTPDVLEVHRLLAHLSLSGAQVVAMEVSSHALDQGRVAGLQFDIAVFTNLSRDHLDYHGTMEAYAAAKASLFAWDSLRAAVINLDDTQGALIAAGLPERVDLIGFSALGAGDAVLRAGDLVLDAAGLHFQLQYGVESVRIDSPLLGRFNIENLLAVAGVLLALGVDFARVAALLPRLSAIPGRMNRLGGASGQPLLVVDYAHTPDGLEQALASLRQHTAGRLLCVFGCGGDRDRGKRPQMAAIAGRLADRVFVTDDNPRSEDGEAIVADILSGFAPGAAVEVERDRAAAIAAAVRAAAPGDTVLVAGKGHETYQETGNRRLPFDDLAVAAMALRGRA, from the coding sequence ATGAACGCCCGCCTGCCCGCGCTCAGCCTGCAGGAGCTGCTGCCTGAGCGCTGCGATCTGCCCACTCTGTCGGTGTCCGGCCTGCGCTTGGACAGTCGCGCGATCGAGCCGGGCGAAGGTTTCGTCGCGCTCGCGGGTGCGCGCACCCACGGCCTGCTGCACGCCGCCGAAGCCGTACGGCGCGGCGCCGTGGTGGTGCTGTCGGAACCCTTTGAAGGCGAGGCGCCGCTGCTGCCGGTGCCGCTGGTGCTCGTGCCCGGCCTGCGCGAGCGCCTGCCGCAGCTGGCCCAGGCGCTGTATGCCGCGCCCACGCTGGGGCTCGACCTGATCGGCGTCACCGGCACCAATGGCAAGACCTCGACCGTGCAGCTCACCGCCCAGGCCCTGCAGCTGCTGGGTCGCGTTGCCGGCAGCATCGGCACGCTCGGTGCCGGCCTGCACGGCCAGCTGGTGGCGCATGAGCGCACCACGCCTGACGTGCTGGAAGTGCACCGCCTGCTCGCGCATCTCAGTCTTTCCGGCGCGCAAGTGGTGGCGATGGAGGTCTCCTCGCATGCCTTGGACCAAGGCCGCGTGGCGGGCCTGCAGTTCGACATCGCGGTGTTCACCAATCTCAGCCGCGATCACCTCGACTACCACGGCACCATGGAGGCCTACGCCGCCGCCAAGGCCAGCCTGTTCGCCTGGGACAGCCTGCGCGCCGCGGTGATCAATCTGGATGACACCCAGGGTGCGTTGATTGCGGCCGGCTTGCCCGAACGCGTAGATCTGATCGGCTTCAGCGCGCTGGGTGCGGGCGATGCGGTGCTGCGCGCAGGCGATCTCGTGCTGGACGCGGCCGGTCTGCACTTCCAGCTGCAGTACGGCGTCGAGTCGGTGCGCATCGACTCGCCCCTGCTCGGCCGCTTCAACATCGAGAACCTGCTGGCCGTGGCTGGCGTGCTGCTCGCCTTGGGCGTCGACTTCGCGCGCGTGGCGGCGCTGCTGCCGCGGCTCTCCGCCATTCCCGGCCGCATGAACCGTCTCGGCGGCGCAAGCGGCCAACCGCTGTTGGTGGTCGACTATGCGCATACGCCTGACGGCCTCGAACAGGCCCTGGCCAGCCTGCGCCAGCACACCGCCGGCCGCCTGCTCTGCGTGTTCGGCTGCGGCGGCGATCGCGATCGCGGCAAGCGTCCGCAGATGGCGGCCATCGCCGGTCGACTGGCGGATCGGGTGTTCGTCACCGACGACAATCCGCGCAGCGAGGATGGCGAAGCCATCGTCGCCGACATCCTCTCCGGCTTTGCGCCGGGAGCGGCGGTCGAGGTCGAGCGCGACCGCGCCGCCGCGATTGCGGCAGCGGTGCGCGCGGCCGCGCCCGGCGACACCGTGCTGGTCGCTGGCAAGGGGCATGAGACGTATCAGGAAACCGGCAACCGACGGCTGCCTTTCGACGATCTGGCGGTGGCCGCGATGGCCTTGAGAGGACGCGCATGA
- a CDS encoding O-acetylhomoserine aminocarboxypropyltransferase/cysteine synthase — translation MSQTPPNWKPETVAVHGGYTPDPTTRAVAVPIYQTVAYAFDSAQHAADLFDLKVPGNIYTRIMNPTTDVLEQRVAALEGGIAALALASGQAAITYAIQTIAEAGDNIVSSSALYGGTYNLFAHTLPQFGIETRFADYRDPDAFAKLIDARTKAVFVESVGNPRGNITDIEAVAKVAHAHGVPLIVDNTVPSPYLLRPIEHGADIVVHSLTKYLGGHGNSIGGAIVDSGRFPWAEHRARFPRLNEPDVSYHGVVYTEALGPAAYIGRARVVPLRNTGAALSPFNAFLILQGIETLHLRMDRINQNTLAVAQYLQQHPKVAWVNYAGLPDHPEHALAKKYLPRGASGLLTFGLPGGVEAGARFLDALQLFTRLVNIGDAKSLATHPASTTHRQLSPAELEKTGVTPDTVRLCVGIEHIEDLLADLEHALERA, via the coding sequence ATGAGCCAGACCCCGCCGAACTGGAAGCCCGAAACGGTTGCCGTGCACGGCGGCTACACGCCGGACCCGACCACCCGCGCGGTCGCCGTGCCGATCTACCAGACCGTCGCCTACGCCTTCGACAGCGCCCAGCACGCCGCCGACCTGTTCGACCTGAAGGTGCCGGGCAACATCTACACGCGGATCATGAATCCGACCACCGACGTGCTGGAGCAGCGCGTGGCCGCGCTCGAAGGCGGCATCGCCGCGCTGGCGCTGGCCTCCGGGCAGGCCGCGATCACCTATGCGATCCAGACGATCGCCGAAGCCGGCGACAACATCGTCTCGTCGAGCGCGCTCTACGGCGGCACCTACAACCTGTTCGCCCACACCCTGCCGCAGTTCGGCATCGAGACCCGCTTCGCCGACTACCGCGATCCCGATGCCTTCGCCAAGCTCATAGACGCCCGCACCAAGGCGGTATTCGTCGAATCGGTGGGCAACCCGCGCGGCAACATCACCGACATCGAGGCCGTGGCGAAGGTCGCGCACGCGCACGGTGTGCCGCTGATCGTCGACAACACCGTGCCCTCGCCCTACCTGCTGCGGCCGATCGAACACGGCGCCGACATCGTCGTGCACTCGCTGACCAAGTACCTGGGCGGCCACGGCAACAGCATCGGCGGCGCCATCGTCGATTCAGGCCGCTTCCCCTGGGCCGAGCACCGGGCCCGGTTTCCGCGCCTGAACGAGCCCGACGTCAGCTACCACGGCGTGGTCTACACCGAGGCGCTGGGCCCCGCCGCCTACATCGGTCGTGCCCGCGTGGTTCCCTTGCGCAATACGGGTGCGGCGCTGTCGCCCTTCAACGCCTTCCTGATCCTTCAGGGCATCGAGACCCTGCACCTGCGCATGGACCGCATCAACCAGAACACGCTGGCGGTTGCGCAGTACCTGCAGCAGCACCCGAAGGTGGCCTGGGTGAACTACGCCGGCCTGCCCGACCACCCGGAGCACGCGCTCGCGAAGAAGTACCTGCCGCGCGGCGCCTCCGGCCTGCTCACCTTCGGCCTGCCCGGCGGCGTCGAAGCCGGCGCGCGCTTTCTGGATGCCCTGCAGCTGTTCACCCGCCTGGTCAACATCGGCGACGCCAAGTCGCTGGCCACGCATCCGGCATCAACGACTCATCGCCAGCTGTCACCGGCCGAACTGGAGAAGACCGGCGTCACCCCCGACACCGTGCGCCTGTGCGTCGGCATCGAGCACATCGAGGATCTGCTGGCGGATCTGGAGCACGCGCTGGAGCGGGCTTGA
- the ftsL gene encoding cell division protein FtsL, with translation MRVLIGLPLLVGVVLSGIALVQSRHAHRQLFAELNRLEAQRDELNIEFGRLQLEQATWGETFRIERVAREQLGMRSPEPVEVQVVRQ, from the coding sequence CTGCGCGTGCTGATCGGGCTGCCGCTGCTGGTGGGTGTGGTGCTGAGCGGCATCGCGCTGGTGCAGTCGCGCCATGCGCATCGCCAGCTGTTCGCCGAACTGAACCGCCTGGAAGCGCAGCGCGACGAGCTCAACATCGAGTTCGGCCGTCTGCAGCTGGAGCAGGCGACCTGGGGCGAGACCTTCCGCATCGAGCGCGTGGCGCGCGAGCAGCTGGGCATGCGCTCGCCCGAGCCGGTCGAAGTGCAGGTGGTGCGGCAATGA
- a CDS encoding penicillin-binding protein 2: protein MKKSRRPPVNLRMRLNLLAAGLACCGVLLVARAADMQLLRADFYQAKAKQYHLRELPVPISRGMITDRNGEPLAVSTPVASLWANPKELSGEPGRIPELAAALGLDPAELKRRIDERADREFLFLRRQMNPDDAEAVLALGVPGVHNRREFRRFYPLGEIAAHVLGFTNIDDVGQEGLELAFNDWLSGKPGSKRVLRDQKLRPIDVDLLRPAQPGRDLALSIDRRLQHVAYRELRRALEENRAASGTVVITDVPTGEVLAMVNLPTYNPNTREGADASARRNRALTDVFEPGSVIKVFTVAAALETGRWQPDTVIETSPGYMPLARHTIRDIRNFGTVSPTRLLTKSSNIAAVKLALDMPNEHFHDLLRRFGFGELTGAGFPGEQAGVLTAPSGWGVLEKATISYGYGLSTNALQIAQAYAAIGNGGVWMPPTFVRGGAGEGRSVIDPQLARTLLDMLETVTGPEGSATRARVSGYRVAGKTGTSRRSVPGGYEKRYISMFAGLVPASQPRLSMVVVINDPDPSQHFGGLVAAPVFGRVMADALRILDVPPDDIQQWYVSTPLEAPILPPGELPLEAEGAIEPTPDTGVVQ from the coding sequence ATGAAGAAATCGCGCCGCCCTCCGGTCAATCTGCGCATGCGCCTGAACCTGCTGGCAGCGGGCCTGGCCTGCTGCGGGGTGCTGCTGGTCGCGCGCGCGGCCGATATGCAGCTGCTGCGCGCGGACTTCTACCAAGCCAAAGCCAAGCAATACCACCTGCGCGAGCTGCCGGTGCCTATCTCGCGCGGGATGATCACGGATCGCAACGGCGAGCCGCTAGCGGTGTCCACGCCGGTCGCCTCGCTGTGGGCCAATCCGAAGGAACTCTCCGGCGAACCCGGGCGCATCCCCGAGCTGGCCGCGGCGCTGGGCCTCGATCCGGCCGAGCTCAAGCGCCGCATCGACGAGCGCGCCGACCGCGAGTTCCTGTTCCTGCGTCGGCAGATGAATCCGGACGATGCCGAAGCCGTGCTGGCCTTGGGGGTTCCGGGCGTGCACAACCGCCGCGAGTTCCGCCGCTTCTATCCCTTGGGTGAGATCGCCGCGCACGTGCTTGGCTTCACCAATATCGATGATGTCGGCCAGGAGGGCCTGGAGCTCGCCTTCAACGACTGGCTGAGCGGCAAGCCCGGCAGCAAGCGGGTGCTGCGCGACCAGAAGCTGCGGCCGATCGATGTCGACCTGCTGCGCCCCGCCCAGCCCGGTCGCGACCTTGCCCTGTCCATCGACCGGCGCCTTCAGCACGTCGCCTACCGCGAACTGCGGCGCGCGCTGGAGGAGAACCGCGCGGCCTCGGGCACGGTGGTGATCACCGACGTGCCGACGGGCGAAGTGCTGGCGATGGTCAACCTGCCGACCTACAACCCGAACACGCGCGAAGGTGCCGATGCCTCTGCACGCCGCAATCGTGCGCTGACCGACGTGTTCGAGCCGGGCTCGGTGATCAAGGTCTTCACCGTGGCGGCCGCGCTCGAGACCGGGCGCTGGCAGCCCGACACGGTGATCGAAACCAGCCCCGGCTACATGCCGCTGGCCCGGCACACGATCCGCGACATCCGCAACTTCGGTACGGTCAGCCCGACCCGACTGCTGACCAAGTCCTCGAATATCGCGGCGGTCAAGCTGGCGCTGGACATGCCCAACGAGCATTTCCACGACCTGCTGCGCCGTTTCGGCTTTGGCGAACTCACCGGCGCGGGTTTTCCCGGCGAACAGGCCGGCGTGCTGACGGCACCCAGCGGCTGGGGCGTGCTCGAGAAGGCCACGATCTCCTACGGCTATGGCCTGTCCACCAATGCTCTGCAGATCGCGCAGGCCTATGCCGCGATCGGCAACGGCGGCGTGTGGATGCCGCCCACCTTTGTGCGTGGCGGGGCCGGTGAGGGGCGCTCGGTCATCGATCCGCAGCTGGCCCGGACCCTGCTCGACATGCTCGAAACCGTGACCGGCCCCGAGGGCAGCGCGACCCGCGCGCGCGTGTCCGGCTATCGCGTGGCCGGCAAGACCGGCACCTCGCGGCGTTCGGTGCCGGGCGGCTACGAGAAGCGCTACATCAGTATGTTCGCCGGACTGGTGCCGGCCTCACAGCCCCGCCTCTCGATGGTGGTCGTGATCAACGATCCGGATCCCAGTCAGCATTTCGGCGGCCTCGTGGCTGCGCCCGTCTTCGGCCGCGTCATGGCGGATGCGCTGCGCATCCTTGACGTGCCGCCGGACGACATCCAGCAGTGGTACGTGTCGACGCCGCTCGAGGCGCCGATCCTTCCGCCCGGCGAGCTGCCGCTCGAAGCCGAAGGCGCGATCGAGCCGACGCCCGATACGGGGGTGGTGCAATGA
- a CDS encoding YceI family protein: protein MLKPIAAALLAATFAAPAFAAPQPVEIDLSHTRVWFYVNHLGFSDMYGDFTKFDIDLKVDPENLANSTVSASIDTSTVDMRHGGLNDHLKNKDFFNVGQFPAMTFETTGVTQNGEGKLAVAGNLTLLGVTKPVTLDVTVNKIGEHPMRKVPWVGFNATATIKRSEFGMGYAVPAVGDDIKISIGLEGALKAAE, encoded by the coding sequence ATGCTGAAGCCCATCGCCGCCGCCCTGCTTGCAGCCACCTTTGCCGCGCCCGCCTTCGCTGCTCCGCAGCCGGTCGAGATCGATCTGTCGCACACCCGCGTGTGGTTCTACGTCAACCACCTCGGCTTCTCCGACATGTACGGCGACTTCACTAAGTTCGACATCGACCTGAAGGTCGACCCGGAGAACCTGGCGAACTCCACCGTCAGCGCCAGCATCGACACCAGCACCGTCGACATGCGCCACGGCGGCCTGAACGACCACCTGAAGAACAAGGATTTCTTCAACGTCGGGCAGTTCCCCGCGATGACCTTCGAAACCACCGGCGTGACCCAGAACGGCGAAGGCAAGCTGGCCGTGGCCGGCAACCTCACCCTGCTCGGCGTCACCAAGCCGGTCACCCTCGACGTGACCGTCAACAAGATCGGCGAACATCCGATGCGCAAGGTGCCGTGGGTCGGCTTCAACGCCACCGCCACGATCAAGCGCTCGGAGTTCGGCATGGGCTACGCCGTGCCTGCCGTGGGCGACGACATCAAGATCTCGATCGGTCTGGAAGGCGCGCTGAAAGCCGCCGAGTAA
- a CDS encoding SIR2 family protein, whose product MKNLSDSIGFSTHDFKGLIPQSLVRALSTGRCAIFAGSGLSSQAQTPDGKPLPNWQRLLVEMIDWCVDEGITLQAEPDELRSAVNRRRFLSVAEELQQSLGQRQASCLSKILRTADARPGMAHEILTKLPVSCVITSNYDALIEGAFAAQSGGILPPVYSQAGLDQALSCLREGRFFVFKAHGDLNQSSSIVLGSRDYTRLLYLSPAYRSFLEAIFSSHTVLFVGFGGDDPDLDAVIDKLSALYERGLGRHFILLPSDQFSAFERRRLLQDRQLDCITYARDGSHSQVVEFLKGLYLRSRDQGGESVLAENEEVKESTQPKICIIGGSRDTSFIEEIQKLSEEAGYGGAKRRLEVVGDHNAADRISLEIDEADCLVPVFSGEDYMKPLISFAIDRAFAADKDILPITVGDARMPPEARPFSSVHVDKLPASPQVRASILSALRRMHKNR is encoded by the coding sequence ATGAAGAATCTATCTGACAGCATCGGTTTCTCAACCCATGATTTCAAGGGATTGATCCCGCAAAGCCTTGTCCGAGCGCTCTCGACTGGTCGTTGCGCAATCTTCGCGGGCTCAGGGCTCTCTTCTCAAGCGCAAACGCCCGACGGGAAGCCCCTGCCAAACTGGCAACGGCTGCTAGTCGAAATGATCGATTGGTGCGTCGACGAAGGGATTACGCTTCAGGCCGAACCTGACGAGCTTCGAAGTGCAGTCAATCGGCGAAGGTTCTTGAGCGTGGCCGAGGAACTTCAGCAGTCGCTTGGCCAGCGACAGGCTTCTTGCCTCTCCAAAATTCTAAGAACAGCTGATGCTCGGCCAGGCATGGCTCACGAGATTTTGACAAAGCTGCCCGTCTCTTGCGTAATCACATCGAACTATGACGCGCTAATTGAGGGTGCGTTCGCTGCGCAGTCGGGAGGAATACTGCCGCCCGTCTATTCGCAGGCTGGCTTAGATCAAGCGCTCAGTTGTTTGCGCGAAGGACGATTTTTCGTTTTCAAGGCGCACGGTGACTTGAACCAATCGAGCTCGATTGTCCTCGGATCTAGAGATTACACGAGATTGTTGTACTTGAGCCCGGCCTATAGATCATTTCTGGAGGCAATCTTCTCAAGTCACACTGTGCTATTTGTCGGGTTTGGTGGAGATGACCCCGATCTTGATGCAGTGATCGACAAGCTTTCCGCTCTTTACGAGAGAGGTTTAGGTCGGCATTTTATTCTCCTTCCGAGTGATCAGTTCTCCGCATTTGAGCGGAGGCGGCTGTTGCAAGATCGCCAGTTGGACTGCATAACGTACGCCAGAGACGGCAGTCATTCGCAAGTGGTTGAGTTTTTGAAGGGGCTCTATTTGCGATCGCGAGATCAAGGTGGTGAATCAGTTTTGGCTGAGAATGAGGAGGTCAAGGAATCGACCCAGCCTAAGATTTGCATAATCGGGGGGTCCCGCGACACGAGCTTCATTGAGGAGATACAAAAGCTGTCGGAAGAAGCCGGCTACGGAGGTGCAAAACGACGCCTAGAGGTTGTGGGTGACCATAATGCCGCGGATCGGATCTCACTCGAAATTGACGAGGCGGATTGCTTGGTGCCTGTTTTCTCTGGAGAGGACTATATGAAGCCTTTGATCTCGTTTGCTATTGATCGCGCATTCGCAGCTGACAAGGACATCCTTCCGATCACGGTTGGAGATGCGAGAATGCCTCCGGAAGCCCGACCATTTTCATCTGTTCATGTCGACAAGCTTCCTGCGAGCCCTCAAGTTAGGGCTTCGATACTCTCGGCGCTGCGCCGCATGCACAAGAACAGGTAG
- a CDS encoding mitochondrial fission ELM1 family protein — MHPTLAPAWVLTDGAAGNRKPALALAEALGIEAREWTLQTRAPWRWLAPRWLPERGDVFAPGIEQALGEAPPRLAIGCGRQGALATRWLKAQVPGCRAVQILDPRIDLRHWDAVLAPAHDGIAGPNVLSFTGGLHGVDGATLARARIAHAELSRLPSPRTVVLLGGPHSSFDLDRGLWLRLCTILHHWQARDGGSLLVSSSRRTPPWLREAARKDLGDLPGLQWHGEADGPNPYGGLLAWADRIVVTPDSANMLAEASATAVPVLVPALKPVRGKLGLLYRDLLERGRVRPLKLDFQAWDVLPLRETARISAELRDLLAANPITSAARSPASNLK, encoded by the coding sequence ATGCATCCGACGCTGGCTCCGGCCTGGGTTCTGACCGACGGTGCCGCAGGCAACCGCAAGCCCGCGCTGGCCTTGGCCGAGGCCCTGGGCATCGAAGCCCGCGAGTGGACGCTGCAGACCCGCGCGCCCTGGCGCTGGCTGGCGCCGCGCTGGCTGCCGGAACGCGGGGATGTTTTCGCGCCGGGCATTGAACAGGCGCTGGGCGAGGCGCCGCCGCGGCTGGCGATCGGCTGCGGACGTCAGGGCGCGCTCGCGACGCGCTGGCTGAAAGCGCAGGTCCCGGGCTGCCGAGCCGTGCAGATTCTTGATCCACGCATCGATCTGCGGCACTGGGATGCGGTGTTGGCGCCGGCGCATGACGGGATCGCGGGCCCGAACGTGCTGAGCTTCACGGGCGGCCTGCACGGCGTCGATGGTGCCACCCTGGCCCGGGCGCGGATCGCCCACGCCGAACTGTCGCGTCTGCCCTCGCCGCGGACGGTGGTCCTGCTGGGCGGCCCGCATTCCTCCTTCGATCTCGATCGCGGGCTGTGGCTGCGCCTGTGCACGATCCTGCACCACTGGCAGGCCCGCGACGGCGGCAGTCTGCTGGTCAGCAGCTCGCGGCGCACTCCGCCCTGGCTGCGCGAAGCCGCGCGCAAGGACTTGGGCGATCTGCCCGGTCTGCAGTGGCATGGCGAAGCCGATGGACCCAACCCCTACGGCGGCCTGCTGGCCTGGGCCGACCGCATCGTGGTCACGCCGGACTCCGCCAACATGCTCGCCGAAGCCAGCGCCACCGCGGTGCCGGTGCTGGTGCCGGCGCTGAAGCCGGTGCGCGGCAAGCTGGGACTGCTGTACCGCGACCTGCTGGAGCGTGGTCGGGTGCGACCGCTCAAGCTCGACTTCCAGGCCTGGGATGTTCTGCCGCTGCGCGAAACCGCGCGGATCAGCGCGGAACTGCGGGACCTGCTGGCTGCGAACCCGATCACATCCGCGGCGCGCTCGCCGGCTTCGAACTTAAAGTAG
- the mraZ gene encoding division/cell wall cluster transcriptional repressor MraZ, producing MFQGETAITIDDKGRLAVPTAYRELVARDCANRLVVTYNPYEQGCLWLYPVAAWEQVRDQVNALPNAKKVHRALQLKLVGAATFVDVDANGRLLLPASHRNAAGIEKKAVLLGMGGKFELWSEQAHLAQIRQTIGEDEISEAMLDLTL from the coding sequence ATGTTTCAGGGCGAGACCGCCATCACGATCGACGACAAGGGCCGGCTGGCGGTGCCCACCGCTTACCGTGAGCTTGTTGCGCGCGATTGTGCGAACCGCCTTGTCGTGACCTACAACCCTTACGAACAGGGGTGTCTCTGGCTGTACCCGGTCGCCGCCTGGGAACAGGTGCGTGACCAGGTCAACGCCCTGCCAAACGCCAAGAAGGTGCATCGCGCCCTGCAGCTGAAGCTGGTGGGTGCGGCGACCTTCGTCGACGTCGATGCGAACGGGCGCCTGCTGCTGCCGGCCAGCCATCGCAACGCCGCCGGCATCGAGAAGAAGGCCGTCCTGCTGGGCATGGGCGGGAAGTTCGAACTCTGGAGCGAGCAGGCACACCTCGCGCAGATCCGTCAGACCATCGGGGAAGACGAGATCAGCGAGGCCATGCTCGACCTCACGCTGTAG
- the rsmH gene encoding 16S rRNA (cytosine(1402)-N(4))-methyltransferase RsmH produces the protein MRNEAPPADHIPVLYAQVMEGLRVVKDGTYLDGTFGRGGHARGVLDQLGPQGRLLLMDKDPQAIACAEAEFAGDPRVAIRRGSFAALAEWAATADGLDGVLLDLGVSSPQLDQAERGFSFMQDGPLDMRMDPDSGESAAEFLARATETEIADVLWAYGEERMSRRIARAIAARRAEAPLSRTAELADLVRATIGRGEPGKHPATRTFQALRIFLNRELDDLVTGLAAALSRLKPGGRLAVISFHSLEDRQVKQFMQGLAKPAPGNRRLPVAVEFTPTLALMGGAIRADTDELMVNPRARSAVLRVAEKLA, from the coding sequence ATGCGCAACGAAGCGCCGCCGGCCGACCACATCCCGGTGCTGTATGCGCAGGTCATGGAAGGCCTGCGGGTGGTCAAGGACGGTACCTATCTGGACGGCACGTTCGGGCGCGGCGGACACGCGCGCGGTGTGCTGGATCAGCTGGGGCCGCAGGGCCGCCTGCTGCTGATGGACAAGGATCCGCAGGCGATCGCCTGCGCCGAAGCCGAGTTCGCGGGCGATCCGCGGGTGGCGATCCGGCGCGGCAGCTTCGCGGCTCTGGCGGAGTGGGCGGCGACGGCCGATGGGCTGGATGGCGTGCTGCTGGACCTTGGGGTGTCCTCGCCCCAGCTGGACCAGGCCGAGCGCGGCTTCAGCTTCATGCAGGACGGGCCGCTGGACATGCGCATGGACCCGGATTCCGGGGAGAGCGCAGCCGAGTTTTTGGCGCGGGCCACCGAGACGGAGATCGCGGATGTGCTGTGGGCCTATGGCGAGGAGCGTATGAGCCGGCGCATTGCGCGGGCCATCGCTGCGCGCCGGGCCGAGGCGCCGCTGAGCCGTACCGCGGAGCTGGCTGATCTGGTGCGCGCGACCATCGGTCGCGGCGAGCCCGGCAAGCACCCCGCCACACGTACGTTCCAGGCGCTGCGGATCTTTCTGAACCGCGAGCTGGACGATCTGGTTACAGGGCTGGCGGCCGCCCTTTCCCGGCTGAAACCGGGGGGGCGGCTTGCCGTTATCAGCTTCCATTCGCTGGAAGACCGGCAGGTCAAGCAGTTCATGCAGGGGCTGGCCAAGCCGGCGCCCGGCAACCGGCGCCTGCCGGTGGCGGTCGAGTTCACTCCGACCCTGGCCTTGATGGGTGGCGCCATCCGCGCCGACACCGACGAGCTGATGGTCAACCCGCGCGCCCGCAGCGCCGTGCTGCGCGTGGCGGAGAAGCTCGCATGA
- a CDS encoding malonic semialdehyde reductase has protein sequence MPSLDSTALDQLFLKARTHNAWQDRAVEPALLQQLYDLVKMAPTSANCSPARFVFLQSKAAKERLKPALSAGNLDKTMSAPVTVIVANDPKFYDKLPYLFPHTDARSWFTGSAQVAETTAFRNGTLQVAYLILAARALGLDAGPMSGFDQSKVDEAFFKDSGWRSNVLVNLGYGDASALFARSPRLPFDEACQFL, from the coding sequence ATGCCCTCCCTCGACAGCACCGCCCTCGACCAGCTTTTCCTGAAGGCCCGCACGCACAACGCCTGGCAGGACCGCGCCGTCGAGCCCGCCCTGCTGCAGCAGCTCTATGACTTGGTGAAGATGGCCCCGACCAGCGCCAACTGCTCGCCGGCCCGCTTCGTCTTTCTGCAGTCGAAAGCGGCCAAGGAACGGCTCAAGCCCGCGCTGTCGGCCGGCAACCTCGACAAGACGATGTCGGCCCCGGTCACGGTGATCGTCGCCAACGATCCGAAGTTCTACGACAAGCTGCCCTACCTGTTTCCGCACACCGACGCGCGCAGCTGGTTCACCGGCAGCGCCCAGGTCGCCGAAACCACCGCCTTCCGCAACGGCACGCTGCAGGTGGCCTACCTGATCCTCGCCGCCCGCGCGCTCGGCCTCGACGCAGGCCCGATGTCCGGCTTCGACCAGTCCAAGGTCGACGAGGCCTTCTTCAAGGACAGCGGCTGGCGCAGCAATGTATTGGTCAACCTCGGCTATGGCGATGCGTCCGCGCTGTTCGCGCGCAGCCCGCGCCTGCCCTTCGACGAAGCCTGTCAGTTTCTGTAA